In the genome of Meles meles chromosome 2, mMelMel3.1 paternal haplotype, whole genome shotgun sequence, one region contains:
- the G3BP2 gene encoding ras GTPase-activating protein-binding protein 2 isoform X1: MVMEKPSPLLVGREFVRQYYTLLNKAPEYLHRFYGRNSSYVHGGVDASGKPQEAVYGQNDIHHKVLSLNFSECHTKIRHVDAHATLSDGVVVQVMGLLSNSGQPERKFMQTFVLAPEGSVPNKFYVHNDMFRYEDEVFGDSEPELDEESEDEVEEEQEERQPSPEPVQENADSGYYEAHPVANGIEEPLEESSHEPEPEPETETKTEELKPQVEEKNLEELEEKSTSPPPAEPVSLPQEPPKAFSWASVTSKNLPPSGTVSSSGIPPHVKAPVSQPRVEAKPEVQSQPPRVREQRPRERPGFPPRGPRPGRGDTEQSESDNRRIIRYPDSHQLFVGNLPHDIDENELKEFFMSFGNVVELRINTKGVGGKLPNFGFVVFDDSEPVQRILIAKPIMFRGEVRLNVEEKKTRAARERETRGGGDDRRDIRRNDRGPGGPRGIVGGGMMRDRDGRGPPPRGGMAQKLGSGRGTGQMEGRFTGQRR; encoded by the exons ATGGTTATGGAGAAGCCCAGTCCGCTGCTTGTAGGGCGGGAGTTTGTGAGGCAATATTATACTTTGCTGAATAAAGCTCCAGAATATTTACACAG GTTTTATGGCAGGAATTCTTCCTATGTTCATGGAGGAGTAGATGCTAGTGGAAAGCCCCAGGAGGCAGTTTATGGCCAAAAT GATATACACCACAAAGTATTATCTCTGAACTTCAGTGAATGTCACACTAAAATTCGCCATGTGGATGCTCATGCAACCTTGAGTGATGGAGTGGTTGTCCAGGTCATGGGTTTGCTGTCTAATAGTGGACAGCCAGAGAGGAAGTTTATGCAGACCTTTGTTCTGGCTCCTGAA GGATCTGTTCCAAATAAGTTTTATGTTCACAATGATATGTTTCGTTATGAAGATGAAGTATTTGGTGATTCTGAACCAGAACTTGATGAAG AATCAGAAGATGAGGTAGAAGAGGAACAAGAAGAAAGGCAACCATCTCCAGAACCTGTGCAAGAAAATGCTGATAGTGGTTACTATGAAGCTCACCCTGTGGC taATGGCATAGAGGAGCCTTTGGAAGAATCCTCTCACGAACCTGAACCTGAGCCAGAAACTGAAACAAAGACTGAAGAACTAAAGCCACAAGTGGAGGAGAAGAACTTAGAAGAGTTAGAGGAGAAGtctacttctcctcctcctgccgaACCTGTTTCTCTGCCACAGGAACCACCAAAG GCTTTCTCCTGGGCTTCAGTGACCAGTAAAAACCTGCCTCCTAGTGGTactgtttcttcctctggaattccacccCATGTTAAAGCACCAGTCTCACAG CCAAGAGTTGAAGCTAAACCGGAAGTTCAGTCTCAGCCACCTCGTGTGCGTGAACAACGACCTAGAGAACGACCTGGTTTCCCTCCTAGAGGACCGAGACCAG GCAGAGGAGATACTGAACAGAGCGAATCTGACAACCGAAGAATAATCCGCTATCCAGACAGTCATCAGCTTTTTGTTGGTAACTTGCCACATGATATTGATGAAAATGAACTGAAAGAGTTCTTCATGA GTTTCGGAAACGTTGTGGAACTTCGCATCAATACGAAGGGTGTTGGGGGAAAGCTTCCAAACTTTGGTTTTGTGGTTTTTGATGACTCTGAACCAGTTCAGAGAATCTTAATTGCAAAA ccAATTATGTTTCGAGGGGAAGTACGTTTAAATGTGGAAGAGAAGAAAACGAGAGCTGCGAGAGAGCGAGAAACCAGAGGTGGAGGTGATGACCGCAGGGATATTAGGCGCAACGACCGAGGTCCTGGTGGTCCACGGGGCATAGTGGGCGGTGGAATGATGCGTGACCGGGACGGAAGAGGACCTCCTCCGAGAGGTGGCATGGCACAGAAACTTGGCTCTGGAAGAGGAACCGGGCAAATGGAAGGCCGCTTCACAGGACAGCGTCGCTGA
- the G3BP2 gene encoding ras GTPase-activating protein-binding protein 2 isoform X2: protein MVMEKPSPLLVGREFVRQYYTLLNKAPEYLHRFYGRNSSYVHGGVDASGKPQEAVYGQNDIHHKVLSLNFSECHTKIRHVDAHATLSDGVVVQVMGLLSNSGQPERKFMQTFVLAPEGSVPNKFYVHNDMFRYEDEVFGDSEPELDEESEDEVEEEQEERQPSPEPVQENADSGYYEAHPVANGIEEPLEESSHEPEPEPETETKTEELKPQVEEKNLEELEEKSTSPPPAEPVSLPQEPPKPRVEAKPEVQSQPPRVREQRPRERPGFPPRGPRPGRGDTEQSESDNRRIIRYPDSHQLFVGNLPHDIDENELKEFFMSFGNVVELRINTKGVGGKLPNFGFVVFDDSEPVQRILIAKPIMFRGEVRLNVEEKKTRAARERETRGGGDDRRDIRRNDRGPGGPRGIVGGGMMRDRDGRGPPPRGGMAQKLGSGRGTGQMEGRFTGQRR, encoded by the exons ATGGTTATGGAGAAGCCCAGTCCGCTGCTTGTAGGGCGGGAGTTTGTGAGGCAATATTATACTTTGCTGAATAAAGCTCCAGAATATTTACACAG GTTTTATGGCAGGAATTCTTCCTATGTTCATGGAGGAGTAGATGCTAGTGGAAAGCCCCAGGAGGCAGTTTATGGCCAAAAT GATATACACCACAAAGTATTATCTCTGAACTTCAGTGAATGTCACACTAAAATTCGCCATGTGGATGCTCATGCAACCTTGAGTGATGGAGTGGTTGTCCAGGTCATGGGTTTGCTGTCTAATAGTGGACAGCCAGAGAGGAAGTTTATGCAGACCTTTGTTCTGGCTCCTGAA GGATCTGTTCCAAATAAGTTTTATGTTCACAATGATATGTTTCGTTATGAAGATGAAGTATTTGGTGATTCTGAACCAGAACTTGATGAAG AATCAGAAGATGAGGTAGAAGAGGAACAAGAAGAAAGGCAACCATCTCCAGAACCTGTGCAAGAAAATGCTGATAGTGGTTACTATGAAGCTCACCCTGTGGC taATGGCATAGAGGAGCCTTTGGAAGAATCCTCTCACGAACCTGAACCTGAGCCAGAAACTGAAACAAAGACTGAAGAACTAAAGCCACAAGTGGAGGAGAAGAACTTAGAAGAGTTAGAGGAGAAGtctacttctcctcctcctgccgaACCTGTTTCTCTGCCACAGGAACCACCAAAG CCAAGAGTTGAAGCTAAACCGGAAGTTCAGTCTCAGCCACCTCGTGTGCGTGAACAACGACCTAGAGAACGACCTGGTTTCCCTCCTAGAGGACCGAGACCAG GCAGAGGAGATACTGAACAGAGCGAATCTGACAACCGAAGAATAATCCGCTATCCAGACAGTCATCAGCTTTTTGTTGGTAACTTGCCACATGATATTGATGAAAATGAACTGAAAGAGTTCTTCATGA GTTTCGGAAACGTTGTGGAACTTCGCATCAATACGAAGGGTGTTGGGGGAAAGCTTCCAAACTTTGGTTTTGTGGTTTTTGATGACTCTGAACCAGTTCAGAGAATCTTAATTGCAAAA ccAATTATGTTTCGAGGGGAAGTACGTTTAAATGTGGAAGAGAAGAAAACGAGAGCTGCGAGAGAGCGAGAAACCAGAGGTGGAGGTGATGACCGCAGGGATATTAGGCGCAACGACCGAGGTCCTGGTGGTCCACGGGGCATAGTGGGCGGTGGAATGATGCGTGACCGGGACGGAAGAGGACCTCCTCCGAGAGGTGGCATGGCACAGAAACTTGGCTCTGGAAGAGGAACCGGGCAAATGGAAGGCCGCTTCACAGGACAGCGTCGCTGA